One stretch of Podospora pseudoanserina strain CBS 124.78 chromosome 4, whole genome shotgun sequence DNA includes these proteins:
- a CDS encoding hypothetical protein (EggNog:ENOG503NZJ7; COG:Q): MITDQIIHLLVQHWPAVLVTVVLAWLVKNRYHNGLNKYPGPFLASLTDWWRFYDVYRRRPERTQIELHKKYGPVVRLGPNTLSFADPEALKTIYGLNKGFVKSDFYVVQQSVVKGHSLPSLFSTTDNDFHMQFRRCVNGAFAMSQLVQYEPFVDNTTRLFLKQTEKLYIDTPKACDFTQWLQFYAFDVIGEITYSKRHGFIERNEDVDGIVAYLTKLFLYVAPIGQIPLLDKLFLKNPLYLKLGEWGILDTTFPVAKFARARMAERLPELESASPETKPLLPTSEKPPLGVKSPDLLSKFLAARENRPDFMTDTLVQTMAVSMAFAGSETTAISLSAVFYFLHKTPRALARLLREIDDAAREGRFSDYETGLVTWHESQTLPFLDACVKEAFRLHPAPGLPMERIVPEPGLEIAGHWVRGGTIVGCNAWVLHRDKKVWGEDAEEFRPERWVDETDGERLKGMNGCMLQFGMGSRTCIGKNISLLEIYKLVPSMLRRFEIRFDDPNSEWEIVNAWFVKQNNFITRFKLRELVKPEGKA, from the exons ATGATCACAGATCAGATAATACACCTCCTGGTCCAGCACTGGCCTGCGGTTCTTGTCACGGTCGTTCTCGCCTGGCTGGTCAAGAACAGGTATCACAATGGACTGAACAAATACCCGGGGCCGTTCCTGGCATCGTTGACGGACTGGTGGAGGTTCTATGATGTCTACAGACGGAGACCAGAAAGGACGCAAATTGAACTGCACAAAAAGTAcgggccggtggtgaggctggGGCCGAACACACTCTCGTTTGCGGACCCGGAGGCGTTGAAGACGATTTACGGGTTGAATAAGGGATTTGTCAAG TCTGATTTCTATGTCGTTCAACAATCAGTCGTCAAAGGGCACAGCCTCCCGTCCTTGTTCAGCACCACAGACAACGACTTCCACATGCAGTTCCGCCGGTGTGTCAACGGGGCGTTTGCCATGTCCCAGCTGGTGCAGTACGAGCCTTttgtcgacaacaccacaagGTTGTTCCTGAAGCAGACGGAGAAGCTGTACATTGACACCCCAAAGGCCTGTGACTTCACGCAGTGGCTGCAGTTTTACGCGTTTGATGTGATTGGGGAGATTACCTACAGCAAGAGGCACGGGTTCATTGAGAGGAacgaggatgtggatgggatTGTGGCGTATCTCACCAAGCTATTCCTTTATGTCGCTCCT ATCGGCCAAATCCCCCTGTTGGACAAGCTCTTCCTCAAAAACCCCCTCTACCTCAAGCTGGGCGAATGGGGCATCCTCGACACCACCTTTCCCGTCGCCAAGTTCGCCCGCGCAAGGATGGCGGAGCGGCTTCCCGAGCTGGAGTCGGCGTCACCTGAAACGAAACCTCTGCTGCCCACGTCGGAGAAGCCGCCGTTGGGAGTGAAATCCCCTGACCTCCTGTCCAAGTTCTTGGCCGCCAGGGAGAACAGACCTGACTTCATGACCGATACGCTGGTTCAGACAATGGCGGTGAGCATGGCTTTTGCGGGCTCGGAGACGACGGCCATTTCCCTGTCGGCGGTGTTTTACTTTTTGCACAAGACCCCGAGGGCGTTGGCGCGGTTGCTGAGGGAGATTGATGACGctgcgagggaggggaggttttCGGATTACGAGACTGGACTGGTGACCTGGCACGAGAGCCAGACCCTGCCTTTCCTTGATGCGTGCGTCAAGGAGGCTTTTAGGCTTCATCCTGCGCCTGGGTTGCCGATGGAGCGGATCGTGCCCGAGCCGGGGCTTGAAATTGCAGGACATTGGGTGAGGGGTGGGACGATTGTTGGGTGTAATGCTTGGGTTTTGCACAGAGATAAGAAAgtctggggggaggatgcggaggagTTCAGGccggagaggtgggtggatgagacggatggggagaggttgaaggggatgAATGGGTGCATGCTGCagtttgggatggggagtcGGACGTGTATTGGGAAGAACATCAGCTTGTTGGAGATTTACAAGTTGGTACCGAgtatgttgaggaggtttgAG aTTCGATTTGATGATCCGAACTCGGAGTGGGAGATTGTGAATGCTTGGTTTGTGAAGCAGAATAATTTTATCACTAGGTTTAAgttgagggagttggtgaagCCCGAGGGGAAGGCttga
- a CDS encoding hypothetical protein (COG:C; EggNog:ENOG503NXF5), whose translation MSGWGFLLQGGMGWNCKNWGWACEYVVGVDVVTAGLEVLHINETKNRDLFHAARGAGPAFPAVVTRFYMKTLSLLPMWQSLYFFDITKFKEVLEWLIKLSPTASPTLEIVLVSSFVPQSSPTPTLTAVFTSFAPSHTAALSALTPIHTSLPCPPSASPNHPSRFCEPTSLPEEYAAQLAGNAAPGFRTRSDNAYLSNDLSPAQVAAALDPAFSSLPTKQSTALWFSMNPTSRRARKGDMMLSMQSDHYFSVYAVWEEEKDDGVCDSWVRDVFARLEEQEGTLAGSYLGDADFQFRKAGGKFWGEGKGDPGDVKAKWDGEGRICGLLEGHEALGEGVRG comes from the exons ATGTCGGGTTGGGGGTTTTTGCTgcagggagggatggggtggaattGCAAG AACTGGGGTTGGGCGTGTGAATATGTGGTGGGAGTTGATGTCGTGACGGCTGGGCTCGAAGTCTTGCACATAAACGAGACCAAAAACAGAGACTTGTTTCACGCTGCTCGGGGTGCGGGGCCAGCCTTTCCTGCTGTCGTGACGAGGTTTTATATGAAAACTCTGTCTCTGCTCCCGATGTGGCAGTCGCTTTATTTCTTTGATATCACCAAGTTTAAAGAGGTGCTGGAGTGGTTGATCAAG CTCTCCCCAaccgcctccccaaccctcgaAATCGTCCTCGTCTCGTCCTTTGTCCCccaatcctcccccaccccaaccctcacgGCAGTCTTCACCTCCTTtgccccctcccacaccgCTGCTCTTTCAGCCTTAACCCCCAtccacacctccctcccctgcccaccctccgccagcccaaaccaccccaGCCGCTTCTGCGAACCTACCTCCCTTCCAGAAGAATACGCAGCCCAACTAGCCGGCAACGCCGCCCCCGGATTCCGCACCCGCTCAGACAACGCCTACCTCTCCAACGACCTCTCCCCGGCACAAGTTGCTGCCGCGCTTGACCCAGCGTTTTCATCCCTTCCGACAAAGCAGAGCACCGCGCTGTGGTTCTCGATGAATCCTACTTCGAGGAGGGCACGGAAGGGGGACATGATGCTTAGCATGCAATCTGATCATTATTTTTCTGTGTATGctgtttgggaggaggagaaggatgatggggtgtgTGATAGCTGGGTGAGGGATGTTTTTGCCAGattggaggagcaggaggggaCTCTTGCTGGGAGTTATCTTGGGGATGCCGACTTTCAGTTTAGGAAGGCGGGGGGGaagttttggggggaggggaagggtgatCCGGGGGATGTGAAGGCGaagtgggatggggaggggaggatttgTGGGCTCTTGGAGGGGCATGAGGCgttgggtgagggggtgagggggtga
- a CDS encoding hypothetical protein (EggNog:ENOG503PFU4), with amino-acid sequence MLVGQTTVRALLSGIAMNHLEMVPETSPNPGGLRFLRLTRQTGTCRSGEKWCLDGCIPLSGVCCISRGTYCDAGYYCMAVSGCCREGRTCSGVGGTCDPGEVMCNRGCMPSSGVCCPGGGYCDAGYECTTTNTCRRAGSGGGGSSGGGSSGGSTTTCGAGRKRCDTGYCIPEDGTCCNRGTGRYCEDGYYCLTGSGCCRDGRTCRPNTSLTEDPITFTTPTTTSTPRALPTPDGDDDVDSGAPEPTASFGGIDDLIDATTTTTTSPTATGTLPIPPAITNALPGGGNGNDNVNGNGGTGAGIRSVEVSLAGCVMGLMVGVFGLLL; translated from the exons atGCTCGTCGGACAGACTACCGTTCGCGCCCTCCTCAGCGGCATTGCCATGAACCACCTCGAGATGGTCCCCGAGACGTCTCCCAACCCGGGCGGTCTCAGATTCTTGAGGTTGACCAGACAGACCGGCACATGCAGATCAGGAGAGAAGTGGTGTTTGGATGGGTGCATTCCGCTCAGCGGTGTCTGCTGCATATCACGAGGCACATATTGCGATGCTGGTTACTACTGCATGGCTGTTTCTGGGTGCTGCCGG GAGGGACGGACATGCAGCGGCGTCGGCGGGACTTGCGATCCAGGGGAAGTGATGTGCAATAGGGG ATGCATGCCCTCCAGTGGTGTCTGCTGCCCAGGCGGAGGCTATTGCGATGCCGGTTACGAAtgcacaacaaccaacacatGCCGACGCgctggcagtggtggtggaggaagcagTGGTGGCGGTTCTAGCGGAGGGAGCACCACAACCTGCGGTGCTGGACGCAAGAGATGTGACACTGGCTACTGCATCCCTGAAGATGGGACGTGCTGCAACAGAGGAACTGGACGTTACTGCGAG GATGGCTACTACTGCCTCACAGGAAGTGGCTGCTGCAGAGACGGAAGAACGTGCCGACCAAACACGTCTCTCACAGAGGACCCTATCACGTTCACCACGCCCACTACCACGTCGACTCCAAGGGCTCTTCCAACCCCcgatggcgatgacgacgTCGACAGCGGAGCACCGGAGCCAACTGCTAGTTTTGGTGGAATTGATGACCTGATCGAtgccaccacaaccaccaccacaagccCAACAGCCACAGGGACCCTTCCGATCCCGcctgccatcaccaacgctCTTCCCGGAGGCGGGAACGGTAACGATAATGTTAATGGTAATGGAGGAACTGGCGCCGGTATCAGATCGGTGGAGGTATCCCTGGCAGGGTGCGTCATGGGTTTGATGGTAGGTGTGTTTGGTCTGCTGCTTTAA
- a CDS encoding hypothetical protein (EggNog:ENOG503P80T), whose protein sequence is MTDILGAIDASISLAERLRSFVNSYTGAEEAAATMRLFDGQLGTMRLKLLRRGLNSYQNNFASNDITTIRSAITELHSKLDKAIGLVPDPQQKNKTILRVQWATGGYSTLAVLPPSYRSDYPVRVFVETYRNSSKATALARHVATRLWWTSDNLENTDFLRGVLPCIGFDGYRVIYLLPKDSKDLQTLRKLIDSKKVSLEARFSLTLQLAKAVLKVHSDGLAAHCSIRSDTILFLTSGGTRVSEVPAPPEPPEAAAPPGGGLARRNTLKQGINRVVTGIKEIGTTIKRTMSFSARKRDREDIEDRRSRDRGAGNRAATRKSSQQSLRKRNVPRKVKRKGAIWPGARSNDSSEDLPDSVRDEQDKMASKKDSVALSCEVSNAHTPPGFGSLYLTHWQHVVHRGAPLGNFPKDWTRDVYRHPEQHGQTEATAKIGHDIYSMGVCLLEIGLWRSFSVLKDGSLEPSALGEAAGMNIKENYEAVVVKQKLGEIVKRELPVHMGERYAQVVAACLTCLDTDEIGPNPTWGEGFGSVNTSEGAKCSRFKKVVVSPLEHLDNVLTKRSADHE, encoded by the exons ATGACTGACATTCTGGGGGCCATTGACGCTTCTATCAGCCTGGCCGAAAGGCTTCGCAGTTTTGTCAACAGTTACACGGGGGCTGAAGAAGCGGCTGCCACAATGCGTCTTTTTGACGGCCAACTTGGAACCATGAGGCTGAAACTCTTGCGCCGCGGTTTGAACAGCTACCAAAACAACTTCGCCAGTAACGACATAACGACTATTCGAAGCGCCATAACAGAGCTCCACAGCAAGCTCGATAAGGCTATTGGATTGGTGCCGGATCCGCAACAGAAAAACAAGACGATCCTGCGCGTGCAGTGGGCAACTGG GGGGTATTCCACCCTGGCGGTGCTGCCCCCGAGTTATCGTTCCGATTATCCGGTGCGAGTCTTTGTGGAAACCTACAGAAACTCTTCAAAGGCAACAGCGCTCGCCAGACACGTTGCCACGAGACTGTGGTGGACGTCCGACAACTTGGAAAACACGGACTTTTTGCGGGGAGTTCTGCCCTGTATTGGTTTTGATGGGTACAGGGTGATCTATTTACTTCCTAAGGACTCAAAAGATCTACAAACCTTGAGGAAGCTGATCGACAGCAAGAAAGTGTCCCTCGAGGCGCGGTTCTCCCTGACACTCCAGCTCGCGAAAGCGGTACTCAAGGTCCATTCCGATGGGTTGGCTGCGCACTGTTCTATCCGCAGCGACACCATTCTGTTCCTCACCTCTGGCGGAACGCGGGTTTCAGAGGTACCGGCGCCGCCCGAGCCGCCCGAGGCAGCTGCACCACCGGGGGGAGGACTTGCCAGACGCAACACCTTGAAGCAAGGCATCAACCGGGTTGTTACGGGTATCAAGGAAATTGGCACAACCATCAAAAGAACAATGAGCTTCAGTGCAAGAAAAAGGGACAGAGAGGATATCGAGGATAGGAGGTCAAGAGACAGAGGTGCGGGTAACAGGGCGGCTACACGGAAGAGCAGTCAACAAAGCTTACGGAAACGCAACGTACCGCGGAAAgtgaagagaaagggggctATCTGGCCGGGAGCCCGGTCAAACGACAGCTCGGAGGACTTGCCTGACTCGGTTCGTGACGAACAGGATAAGATGGCAAGCAAGAAGGACTCGGTCGCTCTCAGCTGTGAGGTATCAAACGCCCACACACCGCCCGGATTTGGCAGTCTGTATCTCACTCATTGGCAACACGTTGTGCACCGCGGCGCTCCCCTCGGCAACTTTCCCAAAGATTGGACGAGAGATGTCTATCGACACCCCGAACAACACGGTCAGACCGAAGCAACCGCCAAAATAGGCCACGATATCTACAGCATGGGCGTTTGCCTCCTTGAGATTGGGCTGTGGAGGTCATTTTCGGTGCTGAAAGATGGCAGCTTGGAACCGAGTGCGCTGGGGGAAGCTGCCGGCATGAACATAAAAGAAAACTACGAGGCGGTCGTCGTCAAGCAGAAGCTTGGGGAGATTGTGAAGAGGGAGCTACCAGTACATATGGGGGAAAGGTACGCTCAAGTTGTGGCTGCGTGTTTGACCTGTCTAGATACAGACGAGATAGGTCCAAATCCAACGTGGGGAGAAGGCTTTGGAAGTGTCAATACTTCCGAGGGAGCAAAATGCAGCAGATTCAAGAAGGTTGTCGTGTCTCCCCTTGAGCACCTTGATAATGTATTGACCAAAAGGTCTGCGGACCATGAGTGA
- a CDS encoding hypothetical protein (COG:A; EggNog:ENOG503P30R) — MPQPIVYEGVNGCYEGTLFNGLKFFVSRRLPLRSEVLGKIKNNGGKIVEMEKFADVLIWDYLITHGAPAGAVSSKFVEDCVSKGEIVNKEEYLVAVPTATPVGSSAPVKKGTKTPFTPKDDQMLLSWIRQKEEAGESIKGNAIYRELAAKYPHHTYQSWRSRYVEKLLHLPPQQSVHPLPPPIPTLVKSKSSSDARAAPPSTASSTVGKKLAKRREFTNQDDEILLQHLGRWQGSESGQNAYKELEEQYPHHTWQSWRNRYVKTLSKRRDSGSGDELPPAKRPRKSTASDTVPSRTPTAPPTTQLELSQKDKEKYEALREKKRKMAEAKAAKQAKSTSQTSTADQAQASSWVEEREKQPRAASAASSPPLPSGSQKEELKRKLKRIRAEKARKGASTPLKPTQGGQSERTAGASSSTPLPPATNETSSGFLTQVSAPNIDSPAFSTQVSAAVAETPQAPTPAQRKELEQARIRSRKNMNGLITSRESWLELRRMFSEFNELPEPSETVTVFGREVDCWDLWSEVVEVGYPPSPAAWVLIAEGLGFVDDQELREEGERSVVQALKEGFEGVLEEFWFAVEWFAGERFQGVEVEEE, encoded by the exons ATGCCACAACCAATTGTCTACGAGGGGGTCAATGGATGTTACGAGGGTACTCTGTTCAATGGTCTCAAGTTCTTCGTATCCAGGCGGTTGCCTCTTCGCAGTGAGGTTCTTGGAAAGATCAAG AACAATGGCGGCAAAATCGTAGAAATGGAGAAGTTTGCCGATGTGCTGATCTGGGACTATCTCATTACACATGGTGCTCCGGCTGGTGCTGTCTCTTCCAAATTTGTCGAGGATTGCGTTTCCAAGGGGGAAATTGTCAACAAGGAGGAGTATCTTGTTGCTGTTCCAACTGCGACTCCAGTCGGCTCTTCTGCTCCCGTCAAGAAGGGTACGAAAACCCCCTTCACACCGAAAGATGATCAGATGCTCCTGAGCTGGATCAGGCAGAAGGAAGAGGCCGGGGAGAGCATCAAGGGCAATGCCATCTATCGAGAACTGGCTGCAAAG TACCCTCACCACACTTACCAGTCCTGGCGGTCACGATACGTTGAGAAACTTTtacacctcccaccacaacagTCTGTCCACCCGCTTCCGCCTCCCATCCCGACGCTAGTCAAGTCTAAATCGTCAAGTGATGCACGAGCTGCACCGCCATCGACTGCATCGTCGACTGTCGGAAAGAAGTTGGCTAAGAGGAGGGAATTCACAAATCAAGATGATGAGATTCTGCTTCAGCATCTGGGTAGGTGGCAAGGGTCAGAGTCTGGGCAGAATGCATACAAAGAGCTGGAAGAACAGTACCCACATCATACCTGGCAGTCGTGGCGGAATCGATACGTCAAGACCTTGTCGAAACGAAGGGATTCTGGCTCCGGCGATGAGCTGCCGCCAGCAAAGCGACCGCGGAAGTCTACCGCCAGTGATACTGTTCCGTCCCGCACGCCCACGGCACCGCCCACAACGCAACTGGAATTGAGCCAGAAAGACAAGGAAAAATATGAGGCACTccgggaaaaaaagagaaagatggCGGAGGCCAAAGCTGCAAAACAAGCCAAGTCAACCAGCCAAACGAGTACAGCAGACCAGGCCCAGGCCTCAAGCTGGGTGGAAGAGCGGGAGAAACAACCCCGAGCTGCCAGTGCGGCATCGTCGCCACCATTGCCATCAGGCAGCCAGAAAGAGGAGCTGAAACGAAAGCTGAAGCGGATTCGAGCGGAAAAGGCACGGAAAGGGGCGTCTACCCCGCTAAAACCTACTCAGGGGGGGCAATCCGAGAGAACAGCGGGTGCTTCTAGCAGTACACCACTACCGCCGGCGACCAATGAGACCTCTTCTGGGTTCCTAACGCAAGTCTCTGCCCCCAATATCGACAGCCCTGCCTTTTCAACTCAGGTGTCCGCCGCAGTAGCGGAAACACCGCAGGCTCCGACGCCTGCGCAGCGGAAAGAGCTCGAGCAAGCTAGGATTCGATCACGGAAGAACATGAATGGGTTGATAACCTCGAGGGAGTCCTGGTTGGAGTTAAGGCGTATGTTTAGTGAGTTTAATGAACTACCTGAACCGAGCGAGACTGTGACGGTGTTTGGGCGGGAGGTGGACTGTTGGGATTTGTGGtctgaggttgtggaggttgggTACCCGCCTTCGCCGGCCGCGTGGGTGCTTAttgcggaggggttggggtttgtggaTGATcaggagttgagggaggagggggagaggagtgTGGTGCAGGCGCTGAaggaggggtttgagggggttttggaagAGTTTTGGTTTGCGGTGGAGTGGTTTGCTGGTGAGAGGTTtcagggggtggaggtggaggaggagtag
- the SWF1 gene encoding palmitoyltransferase swf1 (COG:I; EggNog:ENOG503NV3B), with protein MGVIATVATVVLAISFMVFVTFFGRLPALRGTPISWLHKVIWVHFPNLLKSIDRRVTGGRISPACVRFGNYMMYDRHPSVLIFFLLLLSIGEILYLPTAWPQLTPLVKLTGTVSIILPYLFLYLAAFTDPGYITPANHPQEMSRYPYDFTLFHPGNECHTCHLLKPARSKHCSVCKRCIAKNDHHCIFINNCVGANNQHWFILLLLSTAVLTAYGGILGVYLMAKRMNFFFPYWALLPWNANKGEGMPLKDWLVIWSWGFQNQVGMGAVTLLAGLTSPLVWGLLGYHAWLVYCGTTTNESMKWSDWSYEMREGFAYKRKMHGQRQKDLKVEPAWTRWPAETEQVLVRTESGQCPAEDDQTLPGYGPWEAVWGLKDVENLYDIGFWDNLVDVLVPGYNFRDEPSGKRQKGGLRQRKKRRARRIYLA; from the exons ATGGGCGTCATCGCAACGGTGGCTACTGTGGTGTTGGCCATCTCATTCATGGTCTTTGTCACCTTTTTTGGCCGACTACCAGCACTCAG AGGCACACCAATATCATGGCTTCACAAAGTAATATGGGTCCACTTCCCgaacctcctcaaatccATCGACCGCCGTGTCACCGGCGGCCGAATCTCCCCAGCTTGTGTCCGCTTCGGGAATTACATGATGTACGACCGACATCCATCCGTCCTG AtattcttcctcctcctcctctccataGGCGAAATCCTCTACCTCCCTACCGCCTGGCCTCAACTCACCCCCCTCGTCAAACTCACCGGCACCgtctccatcatcctcccttACCTCTTCCTGtacctcgccgccttcaCCGACCCAGGGTACATCAccccagccaaccacccccaggAGATGTCCCGCTACCCCTACGACttcaccctcttccacccaGGCAACGAATGCCACACCtgccacctcctcaaaccagCCCGAAGCAAGCACTGCTCCGTCTGCAAGCGCTGCATAGCCAAAAACGACCACCACtgcatcttcatcaacaactgcGTCGGGGCCAACAACCAGCACTGGTTCatcttgcttcttctctccaCAGCCGTGCTGACAGCGTACGGCGGTATTCTGGGTGTCTATCTCATGGCCAAAAGAATGaactttttctttccctACTGGGCGTTGTTGCCTTGGAACGCCAATAAAGGGGAGGGCATGCCGCTGAAAGACTGGCTCGTCATCTGGTCGTGGGGTTTCCAGAACCAGGTCGGCATGGGGGCGGTTACCTTGCTGGCGGGGCTGACGTCACCGTTGGTTTGGGGACTGTTGGGGTATCACGCCTGGCTTGTCTATTGCGGGACGACCACGAACGAGAGTATGAAGTGGAGCGATTGGAGTTATGAGATGAGGGAGGGCTTTGCGTacaagaggaagatgcaCGGGCAGAGGCAGAAGGACCTGAAGGTCGAGCCGGCGTGGACGAGGTGGCCGGCGGAGACGGAGCAGGTTTTGGTCAGGACCGAGAGCGGGCAGTGTCCGGCGGAGGATGACCAGACGCTGCCCGGGTATGGGCCGTGGGAGGCggtttgggggttgaaggaTGTGGAGAATTTGTATGACATCGGGTTTTGGGATAATTTGGTGGATGTGTTGGTGCCGGGGTATAATTTTCGCGATGAACCGAGTGGGAAGAGACAGAAGGGTGGGCtgaggcagaggaagaagaggagggcgaggaggatatACTTGGCTTGA
- a CDS encoding hypothetical protein (COG:D; EggNog:ENOG503NZ69), with amino-acid sequence MESCWRGARKIPQLGGEVLTYPQPLSDQQPKISTSGRQSSCFWKRLTLKSHPALRRQRPTAALSTTTPSPPNQSPPWRPSAQPPTSSPCPPRSLLLTHHILLPTRTFATRPGPRRHSIPPLPGFDPEPPLSQTTEEYIPPLESTSYLPPPSNDPNGLPFPAPPSKSSLAKATGIFTSKGGPKFLYSAGRFLELPVNTHTPEICLIGRSNVGKSTLINALSGLLGASARNSHGVVARKQGSAITSRKAGCTVTLNGYGFGTPPPEPPSALEEIKAKREAVVKGATRQARREAQKEYMQREKPRRYALIMVDMPGYGLGSKKDWGVEIQKYLAKRQMLKGAVVLIDAETGVKEQDRMVLGNLRDHDVRTVVVLTKGDKVVDAAVVEQRKQNGEGKGGAEERIGEVLVGVWKELRRAERRSLTWLEGGDKGWEREVWVTGAGDPRNGGLGVETARWAICRLAGLVEDKRKIVVPGLDIVVGKGKKEVVEVEQEEPEIVSFDDIEALMEREKARPKKRLHPSF; translated from the coding sequence ATGGAAAGCTGTTGGAGAGGAGCTCGGAAAATACCCCAGCTTGGCGGGGAGGTGCTTACATATCCCCAACCCTTATCGGATCAACAGCCAAAGATAAGCACTTCCGGCAGGCAGAGTTCCTGTTTTTGGAAGCGATTGACATTGAAATCGCATCCCGCTTTGCGACGGCAGCGACCGACAGCAGcactctcaacaaccacgccgtcgccgccaaACCAATCCCCACCATGGCGACCCTCCGcgcaacccccaacctcctcgccatgcCCCCCCCGCTCCCTCCTCTTAACCCatcacatcctcctcccaacccgaACCTTTGCAACCCGCCCCGGGCCCCGCCGGcactccatcccccccctccccggcttCGACCCCGAACCACCCCTCTCACAAACAACAGAGGAGTACATCCCACCGCTGGAATCAACCTcctacctccccccaccctccaacGACCCCAACGGCCTCCCCTTCCCGGCCCCCCCCTCGaaatcctccctcgccaaggCAACAGGAATCTTCACCTCCAAAGGCGGCCCCAAATTCCTCTATTCCGCGGGCAGATTCCTCGAATTGCCAGTCAACACCCACACGCCGGAAATCTGCCTCATCGGCCGCTCCAACGTCGGAAAATCAACTCTGATCAACGCCCTCTCTGGCCTTCTCGGCGCATCCGCCCGTAACAGCCATGGAGTGGTGGCGCGAAAACAAGGAAGCGCGATAACCTCCCGTAAAGCAGGCTGCACAGTCACCCTCAACGGCTACGGGTTTggcaccccaccccccgaaCCCCCTTCCGCGCTTGAAGAGATCAAAGCCAAAAGAGAAGCCGTTGTGAAGGGAGCGACACGACaagcgaggagggaggcgcaGAAGGAGTATATGCAACGGGAGAAGCCGAGGAGATACGCCCTGATAATGGTTGACATGCCTGGTTATGGCTTGGGGTCCAAAAAGGACTGGGGGGTGGAGATTCAGAAATATTTGGCGAAAAGGCAGATGCTcaagggggcggtggtgctgatTGATGCCGAGACCGGGGTTAAAGAGCAGGAtaggatggtgttggggaacTTGAGGGATCATGATGTTAGGACTGTGGTTGTGCTCACCAAGGGGGATAAGGTTGTTGatgcggcggtggtggagcagAGGAAACAAAatggggagggaaaagggggggcggaggagaggataggggaggttttggtgggggtttggaaGGAACTGAGGAGagcggagaggaggagtttgacttggttggagggaggagacaaggggtgggagagggaggtttgGGTTACGGGGGCGGGGGATCCGAGgaatggggggttgggggttgagaCGGCTAGATGGGCGATTTGCaggttggctgggttggtggaggataaGAGGAAGATTGTGGTGCCGGGGTTGGATATCGTGGTcggaaaggggaagaaggaggtggtggaggtggagcaggaggagcccGAGATTGTTTCGTTTGATGACATTGAGGcgttgatggagagggagaaggcgaggccgaagaagaggcttCATCCGTCGTTTTGA
- a CDS encoding hypothetical protein (EggNog:ENOG503P79W; COG:S) yields MSHLRTLYRSLLRELPPRPVLSSPRADLHQHLRDNFASSSSEKKADIAEQYLSYLKAQRTYVTLVERYNPGMGMDEEERVRLTARRVGMDLPKEYGIEKGQK; encoded by the coding sequence ATGTCCCACCTCCGCACCCTCTaccgctccctcctccgcgagCTGCCCCCCCGACCGgttctctcctccccccgcgccgacctccaccagcacctccgCGACAActttgcctcctcctcctctgaaAAGAAAGCCGACATCGCCGAGCAGTACCTCTCCTACCTCAAAGCCCAAAGGACATACGTCACCCTGGTCGAGCGGTACAACCCCGGCATGGGCatggacgaagaagaaagagTGCGCCTCACCGCCAGAAGGGTGGGGATGGATCTTCCCAAGGAGTATGGGATTGAGAAGGGGCAGAAGTGA